Proteins encoded within one genomic window of Polyangium spumosum:
- a CDS encoding protein kinase domain-containing protein: MGDERNEEAGIRGEDALPDLDPEPHSVAPQSSIPLSCGTVVADKFALQRVIASGGMGTVFEAWDTLIERKVALKLMHPHYATDPSMVARFRREAQAAARVQHPNIVNVLEVGRRRDGAFYLVQELLVGQTLREHLDARGPLEPDEALAILVPVMSGIAAAHASGIIHRDLKPENVILARSPSGEIIPKIIDFGLAKLHDPGKQSLTRLGMLLGTPQYMAPEQVLAEKVDMRADVWAMGVVTFEMLSGVQPFGAEGLARLLAKIVSNEPPPTLDFCAPKAAWPFASAVARALERDLTRRYASILDFRDALCEAHGGTRVLGANAAGRAGPLGGSAFVDVVPIEDPVLDAPAAELAEGFAQWHDDGGGGGYVRVNRPPSPVAPRPAPAPGRPRVPVLTPLPASRTEWGGPDSRSQPEEDPVKLAEEALDVNALADAIRWAEIALEVPGESEDVRGKAWLVLTIARRWLGHYSEAARAAQEAMARMARGSNGWHAAFGHLVIAYGYLGRKDRLLARVDELVQLEEEEGVTTEAHLVSASRLAIFVVRAGVPQLGRKLARDAHGRVARAGAVGPFLRAWLAAARAEIAIFEGDPAAYLRRVEAAVDGFTEATDVRNACLQRTNVGLAYMHLGAFDRACFGLRRAVAVAEPMQLDFVPFAQGALGYCLAHLGRDAEGLPIIEAALATSRARGDRRREAGLLVHAARVQAMRGDHGAAVTLARTAAEEAEDLPGKRAYALAVLADALLAEGHALAALAPASEAALLLDRMGGMEEGDALTRLVQALALRATGQEAEGKKRLGEARRRLLEKADKIGDRRFRRSFLEQVPDHRRLLEAATLWIGAG; the protein is encoded by the coding sequence GTGGGCGACGAACGGAACGAGGAGGCAGGGATCCGCGGCGAAGATGCGCTGCCCGACCTCGATCCCGAGCCGCACTCGGTCGCGCCGCAGAGCAGCATCCCGCTCTCGTGTGGCACCGTCGTCGCGGACAAGTTCGCCCTCCAGCGCGTGATCGCCTCGGGTGGCATGGGCACGGTCTTCGAGGCGTGGGACACGCTCATCGAGCGCAAGGTCGCGCTCAAGCTCATGCACCCGCACTACGCGACCGACCCCTCCATGGTCGCGCGCTTCCGCCGCGAGGCGCAGGCCGCGGCGCGCGTGCAGCACCCGAACATCGTCAACGTGCTCGAGGTCGGCCGCCGCCGCGACGGGGCGTTTTACCTCGTCCAGGAGCTGCTCGTCGGGCAGACGCTGCGCGAGCACCTCGACGCGCGTGGGCCCCTCGAGCCGGACGAGGCGCTCGCGATCCTCGTGCCCGTCATGAGCGGCATCGCCGCCGCGCACGCCTCCGGCATCATCCACCGCGATCTCAAGCCCGAGAACGTGATCCTCGCGCGCTCACCCTCGGGCGAGATCATCCCCAAGATCATCGACTTCGGCCTCGCCAAGCTCCACGACCCCGGCAAGCAGAGCCTCACGCGCCTCGGCATGTTGCTCGGCACGCCGCAGTACATGGCGCCCGAGCAGGTCCTCGCCGAGAAGGTCGACATGCGCGCGGACGTGTGGGCGATGGGCGTGGTCACGTTCGAGATGCTCTCGGGCGTGCAGCCCTTCGGGGCCGAGGGCCTCGCCAGGTTGCTCGCGAAGATCGTCTCGAACGAGCCTCCTCCCACGCTCGACTTCTGCGCGCCCAAGGCCGCGTGGCCCTTCGCGTCCGCCGTCGCGCGCGCGCTCGAGCGGGACCTCACACGGCGGTACGCCTCGATCCTCGATTTTCGCGACGCGCTCTGCGAGGCCCACGGCGGCACGCGTGTGCTCGGGGCGAACGCCGCCGGGCGGGCGGGGCCGCTCGGCGGATCGGCGTTCGTGGACGTCGTCCCCATCGAGGATCCGGTGCTCGACGCGCCCGCGGCCGAGCTCGCCGAGGGCTTCGCGCAGTGGCACGACGACGGCGGAGGTGGCGGGTACGTCCGGGTGAACCGTCCTCCGTCGCCCGTCGCGCCGCGGCCTGCGCCGGCGCCTGGGCGGCCCCGCGTGCCCGTCTTGACCCCGCTCCCGGCGTCGCGCACCGAGTGGGGCGGCCCCGACTCCCGGAGCCAGCCGGAGGAGGACCCCGTCAAGCTCGCCGAGGAGGCGCTCGACGTGAACGCGCTCGCCGACGCCATTCGCTGGGCCGAGATCGCGCTGGAGGTCCCCGGCGAGAGCGAGGACGTGCGCGGCAAGGCCTGGCTCGTGCTCACGATCGCGCGCCGCTGGCTCGGCCATTACAGCGAGGCGGCGCGCGCGGCGCAGGAGGCGATGGCGCGGATGGCGCGTGGTTCGAATGGCTGGCACGCGGCGTTCGGGCACCTCGTCATTGCGTACGGCTACCTCGGCCGCAAGGATCGGCTGCTCGCGCGGGTGGACGAGCTCGTGCAGCTCGAAGAGGAGGAGGGCGTCACGACGGAGGCGCACCTCGTCAGCGCGAGCCGCCTGGCGATCTTCGTCGTGCGGGCGGGGGTGCCGCAGCTCGGCCGCAAGCTCGCGCGGGACGCGCACGGCCGCGTGGCGCGGGCGGGGGCCGTGGGGCCATTCTTGCGGGCGTGGCTCGCGGCGGCGCGGGCCGAGATCGCGATCTTCGAGGGGGATCCGGCGGCGTATTTGCGCCGCGTCGAGGCCGCGGTGGACGGCTTCACGGAGGCGACCGACGTGCGTAATGCGTGTTTGCAGCGCACGAACGTGGGGCTCGCGTACATGCACCTCGGCGCCTTTGATCGGGCCTGCTTCGGCTTGCGTCGTGCGGTGGCGGTGGCCGAGCCGATGCAGCTCGATTTCGTGCCATTCGCGCAGGGGGCGCTCGGGTATTGCCTCGCGCACCTCGGCCGCGACGCCGAGGGGCTCCCGATCATCGAGGCGGCGCTCGCGACGTCCCGCGCGCGCGGCGATCGGCGCCGCGAGGCGGGGCTGCTCGTGCATGCGGCGCGCGTGCAGGCAATGCGTGGGGATCACGGGGCGGCGGTGACGCTGGCGCGGACGGCGGCGGAGGAGGCCGAGGATCTCCCGGGTAAGCGGGCGTATGCGCTCGCGGTGCTGGCGGACGCGCTCCTCGCGGAGGGCCACGCGCTCGCGGCCCTGGCGCCCGCGAGCGAGGCGGCGCTGCTGCTCGACCGGATGGGCGGGATGGAGGAGGGCGACGCGCTCACGCGGCTCGTGCAGGCGCTCGCCTTGCGGGCGACGGGGCAGGAGGCCGAGGGCAAGAAGCGCCTCGGCGAGGCGCGGCGGCGGCTGCTGGAGAAGGCGGACAAGATCGGGGATCGACGCTTCCGGCGGAGTTTTCTGGAGCAGGTGCCGGATCATCGGCGGCTGCTGGAGGCGGCGACGTTGTGGATTGGGGCGGGGTGA
- a CDS encoding transposase yields the protein MGASLDGSKRLRVLSALVDGNSERATARIAGVDRETVGRLSLQFGTGAVHLHNGLARHLAASLIQVDEIWSYVGKKQKRVTPEDPPYVGEAYTFVAMSATSRFVIGWHVGKRNEESARAFMEDVRARLCVMPSIVSDGFAPYIAAVGASFGPGVDYAQTVKNYSRKGRRDDDHRYEPAREAHFITKRAIFGAPDLETASTAYMERQNGTMRHHIGRMRRLSYAFSKRPENHRAAVSLAYVHYNMCHIVSTLRTTPGMAAHVTDHLWEMEELLDALMTAKPCDPPAKEALRHREPESPARELPGGRGFLRLVGGGKGAEPRPHVEPPPVAPVPVAAPVEPVADPTGQLDLFAWRPKPPPKGQLSLFPNDEPR from the coding sequence ATGGGAGCGTCCTTGGATGGATCGAAGCGCCTGCGTGTCCTCTCCGCGCTCGTGGACGGCAACTCTGAGCGCGCCACGGCCCGGATCGCGGGCGTCGACCGGGAGACGGTCGGGCGCCTGTCCTTGCAGTTCGGCACCGGCGCGGTGCACCTCCACAACGGCCTCGCGCGTCACCTCGCGGCGTCGCTGATTCAGGTCGACGAGATTTGGAGCTACGTCGGGAAGAAGCAGAAGCGCGTCACGCCCGAAGACCCGCCCTACGTAGGCGAGGCGTACACGTTCGTCGCCATGTCGGCCACGAGCCGTTTCGTCATCGGCTGGCACGTCGGGAAGCGAAACGAGGAGAGCGCGCGGGCCTTCATGGAGGATGTTCGCGCGCGGCTCTGCGTCATGCCCTCGATCGTGTCCGACGGGTTCGCCCCCTACATCGCCGCCGTGGGCGCGTCCTTCGGGCCCGGCGTGGACTACGCGCAGACGGTCAAGAACTACAGCCGCAAGGGGCGCCGCGACGATGACCACCGGTACGAGCCCGCGCGCGAGGCGCACTTCATCACGAAGCGGGCGATCTTCGGCGCGCCCGATCTCGAAACGGCGAGCACCGCCTACATGGAGCGCCAGAACGGCACGATGCGCCACCATATCGGACGCATGCGGCGCCTCTCGTACGCCTTCAGCAAGCGCCCCGAGAATCACCGCGCCGCCGTCTCGTTGGCCTACGTGCATTACAACATGTGCCATATCGTGAGCACGCTCCGCACGACGCCGGGAATGGCCGCACACGTGACCGATCATCTGTGGGAGATGGAGGAGCTTCTGGACGCGCTCATGACGGCCAAGCCGTGCGACCCGCCGGCCAAGGAAGCGCTGCGCCATCGGGAGCCGGAAAGTCCGGCGCGCGAGCTGCCCGGCGGGCGTGGGTTCCTGCGCCTGGTCGGCGGGGGCAAGGGGGCGGAGCCGCGTCCTCATGTCGAGCCGCCTCCGGTCGCGCCCGTGCCGGTCGCCGCCCCCGTCGAGCCCGTCGCCGATCCGACCGGGCAGCTTGACCTCTTCGCGTGGCGCCCGAAGCCTCCCCCGAAGGGCCAGCTCTCCCTCTTCCCAAACGACGAGCCCCGGTGA
- a CDS encoding RNA polymerase sigma factor, protein MGPSSKPPPLRWLAELLGLRLEIKRIVESDETYTRESADDKVQRVYTNAVRKLPDYTPHPDGMKPWLVTITRNVMGESRRATRRHQEVFEPDDGHAERAASPDPSPERAAQLKQAMDRLIVAVQEMPPAQAAVLWMVVVEERSHAEAGAKLGISADASKVALSRARRFLRARLGNDLFSVPHPVLVLFFVWVHRLGHVWAFLMAMVFASLALSSPREPDGELHAVATGAARVVAASAAEVAHAAKPVPSFEHAGASVPVIAPPTPKKQKQTKPRRPLVDSDKQGAPAVGLSADQTGSSADSSF, encoded by the coding sequence ATGGGCCCCTCTTCCAAGCCGCCGCCCCTCCGCTGGCTCGCCGAACTCCTTGGCCTGCGGCTCGAGATCAAGCGCATCGTCGAGAGCGACGAGACGTACACGCGTGAGTCCGCGGACGACAAGGTGCAGCGGGTGTACACGAACGCCGTCCGCAAGCTCCCGGACTACACGCCGCACCCGGACGGGATGAAGCCGTGGCTCGTGACGATCACGCGGAACGTGATGGGTGAGTCGCGCCGCGCGACCAGGCGTCATCAGGAGGTCTTCGAACCCGACGATGGACACGCCGAGAGGGCAGCGTCGCCGGATCCCTCGCCGGAGCGCGCGGCGCAGCTCAAGCAGGCAATGGATCGATTGATCGTCGCTGTGCAAGAGATGCCTCCCGCGCAGGCCGCCGTGCTGTGGATGGTCGTCGTCGAGGAGCGGTCACACGCGGAGGCTGGGGCGAAGCTCGGGATCTCCGCGGACGCGTCGAAGGTGGCGCTCTCTCGGGCCCGAAGGTTCCTTCGGGCTCGGCTGGGCAATGACCTGTTTTCCGTCCCGCATCCCGTACTCGTGCTGTTCTTCGTCTGGGTTCACCGGCTCGGGCATGTCTGGGCGTTCCTCATGGCCATGGTGTTCGCGTCGCTCGCGCTCTCCTCGCCGCGCGAGCCTGACGGCGAGCTTCACGCCGTGGCCACGGGTGCGGCGCGCGTCGTGGCAGCGTCCGCCGCGGAGGTCGCGCACGCTGCCAAGCCGGTGCCCTCGTTCGAGCACGCTGGTGCATCGGTGCCCGTCATCGCGCCGCCCACGCCGAAGAAGCAAAAGCAGACGAAACCGCGGCGTCCCCTGGTCGACAGCGACAAGCAAGGCGCCCCGGCGGTGGGTTTGTCCGCAGACCAGACGGGTTCGTCCGCGGACTCGTCCTTCTAG
- a CDS encoding DUF4747 family protein, which yields MRPKRMQVAVLNITTHPHTPAQYIELFLRAKQERVVGLAHGDRHAIVSSFSKSTSNDIELWTGHLNSFVDFDPKAPWLNVERGEAAAPNEVASVQLPEDLKPSMKQAFFAFAPQSHRFVFELDSGLGAHSVCRAMRLILNNKKVRGELPEVTVTIEQERETLERIFEMQTLKHLRIMVTRPNPDDFGDEDEEIERRLERQRARKLTLTLDSEKGQGLTPDDETRKLARLAMSNGRVFAEGVGPKGPQKISTENHPLIGTTLYNAVTTLKDVAFVQAAKEVLTSVFTKVRK from the coding sequence ATGCGCCCGAAGCGAATGCAGGTAGCTGTGCTCAATATCACGACCCACCCACACACTCCCGCGCAGTACATCGAGTTATTCCTTCGTGCGAAACAAGAGCGCGTTGTGGGCCTCGCACATGGCGATCGACATGCGATCGTCTCTTCGTTCAGCAAGTCTACCAGCAATGATATTGAGCTTTGGACAGGACACCTCAACAGCTTTGTCGATTTCGATCCCAAAGCGCCTTGGCTAAACGTCGAACGAGGCGAAGCTGCGGCACCGAATGAGGTGGCGTCGGTCCAACTGCCCGAAGACCTCAAGCCGTCCATGAAGCAGGCTTTTTTTGCATTTGCGCCACAATCGCACCGATTCGTGTTCGAGCTGGATAGCGGACTTGGCGCGCACAGTGTGTGCCGAGCTATGCGATTGATTCTCAACAATAAGAAGGTTCGTGGCGAATTGCCGGAGGTTACCGTTACGATTGAACAAGAGCGAGAAACGCTGGAGCGCATCTTCGAAATGCAGACTCTCAAACATCTGCGAATCATGGTCACACGACCAAATCCGGATGACTTCGGCGACGAAGACGAAGAAATCGAGAGGAGGTTGGAGCGCCAAAGGGCGCGCAAACTAACGCTCACTCTTGACAGTGAGAAAGGGCAAGGGCTAACGCCTGACGATGAGACAAGGAAGCTTGCACGCTTGGCCATGTCAAACGGACGCGTGTTTGCCGAAGGGGTCGGGCCTAAAGGCCCGCAGAAAATATCAACCGAGAATCACCCGCTCATCGGAACTACACTCTACAATGCCGTGACGACATTAAAGGACGTGGCCTTTGTGCAAGCGGCGAAAGAGGTTCTCACCTCGGTGTTTACGAAAGTCAGAAAATGA